Proteins encoded together in one bacterium BMS3Abin11 window:
- the pqqD gene encoding coenzyme PQQ synthesis protein D, which yields MNKPGTATIFKLRADIRHSRVGDEGVILRQDDAEVLVVNDVAARIVELFDSQRSLDDVIMVLAQEYEIDHVTLEKDVIQYASELLESGIAETT from the coding sequence ATGAATAAACCAGGCACAGCAACCATATTCAAACTGCGGGCAGATATACGCCACTCTCGTGTTGGTGATGAAGGTGTCATTTTACGCCAGGATGATGCTGAGGTTCTAGTGGTTAACGATGTGGCAGCTCGTATCGTGGAGCTGTTTGACAGTCAGCGATCACTCGATGATGTCATAATGGTGCTGGCGCAGGAATATGAGATCGACCACGTTACGCTGGAAAAAGACGTCATACAGTACGCGTCGGAATTGCTGGAATCTGGTATAGCCGAAACAACCTGA